One part of the Marinitoga hydrogenitolerans DSM 16785 genome encodes these proteins:
- a CDS encoding glycosyltransferase family 4 protein, whose amino-acid sequence MKILIIHAYFLDENDFGGSRMNELVKVLKNRGHDITVISSGINYSTGKSYSYVKKMFNNRKIYDSVDLIRVKISDSYNKSFLGRLKAYTEFTYKTTGKILSFKKQDVVITTSPPLFVGTPGLYAKRFKKSKWIFEVRDLWPEFAETTGVIKNKKILKYSYNYERKMYYKSDGVVVLTPAFKRDIISRYPKLENKIKVFTNAADFDSVYFDKEARERIRKKYNLKNKKVFIYTGAHGLANGLWQIIEVAKRIQDKKVVFMLVGDGMKKQELIDEAKRYDLKNILFIPPVSKKDIKDYISAADYGISVLIPNKSFEKIYPNKVFDYMSCERPILNIIKGQTAELIKKSKCGVTAEPGDIEDIINKIYDLLEKDEKENLGENGYNYVKKNFDRKIIMNNYVDYIESI is encoded by the coding sequence ATGAAAATATTGATTATACATGCATACTTTCTTGATGAGAATGATTTTGGTGGTTCGAGAATGAACGAATTAGTGAAAGTTTTGAAAAATCGAGGACATGACATTACGGTTATTTCAAGTGGAATAAACTATTCTACAGGTAAATCATATTCATATGTAAAAAAGATGTTTAATAATAGAAAAATATATGATTCCGTTGATTTGATAAGAGTTAAAATATCTGATTCTTATAATAAAAGTTTTTTAGGAAGATTAAAAGCGTATACAGAATTTACTTATAAAACTACAGGGAAAATTTTGAGTTTTAAAAAGCAAGATGTTGTTATTACAACTTCCCCACCTCTGTTTGTGGGAACACCAGGGTTATATGCAAAAAGATTTAAGAAAAGCAAGTGGATTTTTGAAGTGAGAGATTTATGGCCTGAATTTGCTGAAACTACTGGAGTAATAAAAAATAAAAAAATATTGAAATATTCTTATAACTACGAACGAAAAATGTATTATAAATCAGATGGGGTTGTTGTTTTAACTCCAGCATTTAAAAGAGATATTATTTCTAGATATCCTAAATTAGAAAATAAAATAAAAGTATTTACAAATGCAGCAGATTTTGATTCTGTATATTTTGATAAAGAAGCTAGAGAAAGAATTAGAAAAAAATATAATTTAAAAAACAAGAAAGTATTTATATACACAGGAGCCCATGGTTTAGCAAATGGTTTATGGCAAATAATAGAGGTGGCAAAAAGAATACAAGATAAAAAAGTTGTTTTTATGCTTGTTGGAGATGGAATGAAAAAGCAAGAATTAATCGATGAAGCAAAAAGATATGATTTAAAAAACATATTATTTATTCCACCCGTTTCAAAAAAAGATATTAAAGATTATATTAGTGCAGCAGATTATGGTATTTCTGTGTTAATTCCGAATAAAAGTTTTGAGAAAATATATCCTAATAAAGTATTTGATTATATGTCGTGTGAAAGACCTATACTGAATATAATTAAAGGGCAAACTGCTGAATTGATAAAAAAATCCAAATGTGGCGTAACTGCTGAACCAGGAGATATAGAAGATATTATTAATAAAATATATGATTTATTAGAAAAAGATGAAAAAGAGAATTTAGGTGAAAATGGTTATAATTACGTAAAGAAAAATTTTGATAGGAAAATTATAATGAATAATTATGTGGATTACATAGAATCTATTTGA
- a CDS encoding acetyltransferase, with protein sequence MRNLLILGAGGHGKVVADIARQMNFWENISFLDDDENKIGKYINNYKVIGKLNDYIQLKNKYDYAFVAIGNNRIRLKWVEILKTKEYKIPIIKHNSTVIGFDVNIGIGTVVMPGVVINTKTKIGMGSIINTSSSIDHDCYIDDGVHISPGVVLGGNVFINKGSWIGLGAKIINNITIGKNSIVAAGAVVINDVPDNVMVVGVPAKIKKKLED encoded by the coding sequence ATGAGAAATCTTTTGATATTAGGAGCTGGAGGACATGGAAAAGTAGTTGCTGATATTGCTAGACAAATGAATTTTTGGGAGAATATATCTTTTTTAGATGATGATGAAAATAAAATTGGAAAATATATCAATAATTATAAAGTAATAGGAAAACTAAATGACTATATTCAATTAAAAAACAAATATGATTATGCATTTGTTGCAATTGGAAATAATAGAATACGATTAAAATGGGTAGAAATTTTAAAAACTAAAGAGTATAAAATTCCAATCATTAAACATAATAGTACAGTAATAGGTTTTGATGTAAATATAGGTATTGGAACAGTAGTAATGCCTGGAGTTGTGATTAACACAAAAACAAAAATAGGAATGGGAAGTATAATAAATACATCAAGCAGTATAGATCATGATTGTTATATTGATGACGGTGTTCATATATCACCAGGGGTTGTTTTAGGTGGAAATGTTTTTATTAATAAAGGAAGTTGGATAGGACTTGGCGCAAAAATAATAAATAATATTACGATTGGCAAAAATTCCATTGTTGCTGCGGGAGCAGTTGTAATAAATGATGTGCCAGATAATGTGATGGTAGTTGGGGTTCCAGCAAAAATTAAAAAGAAGTTGGAGGATTAA
- a CDS encoding sugar transferase, whose protein sequence is MIYRKYIKRMLDFLFAIILLIITSPIMLLAAIAIKIEDPKGPILFKQKRPGKNAKIFTVYKFRTMRVETEKNGKKLSDMERLTKIGSFLRKTSIDELPQLFNVIKGEMSFIGPRPLLVDYLSLYSKEQMRRHEVMPGISGWAQVNGRNAISWEDKFKYDVWYVDHLSFLLDLKIFFMTVINILKQEGINSSNNETMPFFGNEKN, encoded by the coding sequence ATGATTTATAGAAAATATATTAAAAGGATGCTGGATTTTTTGTTTGCAATAATTTTATTAATTATAACTTCTCCTATTATGCTTTTAGCAGCAATTGCCATAAAAATAGAAGATCCGAAAGGACCTATTTTATTTAAGCAAAAAAGACCAGGTAAAAATGCAAAAATTTTTACAGTTTATAAGTTTAGAACAATGAGAGTAGAAACAGAAAAAAATGGAAAAAAATTATCTGATATGGAAAGATTAACAAAAATAGGTTCTTTTTTAAGAAAAACAAGTATTGATGAATTACCACAATTGTTTAATGTCATAAAAGGAGAAATGAGTTTTATAGGTCCCAGACCATTATTAGTAGATTATTTGTCGTTATATTCAAAAGAACAAATGAGAAGACATGAAGTAATGCCAGGAATATCTGGATGGGCTCAAGTAAATGGAAGAAATGCAATATCCTGGGAAGATAAATTTAAATATGATGTTTGGTATGTTGATCATCTTTCATTTTTGTTGGATTTAAAAATATTTTTTATGACTGTTATTAATATTTTAAAGCAAGAAGGAATTAATAGTTCAAATAATGAAACTATGCCGTTTTTTGGAAATGAAAAAAATTGA
- a CDS encoding LegC family aminotransferase: MSKFIPLSVPNLSLDILENIKETIETGWVSTGGRFIKEFEEKIANYVKVEKAVSCQSGTAGLHLALKVLDIGSDDEVIVPTVTFIAAVNPVKYVGAEPIFMDCDDTLNMDMDKLEEFLENECDYIDGKVINKKSKKTIKAIIIVHVFGNPANMEKLMEIKEKYNLKIIEDATEALGSYYKEGKYAGKYCGTIGDIGVYSFNANKIITTGGGGMVVSNNKELLDKVEFLSVQAKTDPLYFIHDEIGYNYRMTNIQAAFGVSQIDKLEEFIETKIKNYNIYKKVIDDIEGLTLLPFRDDTRANHWFYSVIVDKEKYGIDRDELLRKLNDKNIQTRPLWGLIHKQKPYLNNQTYKIEKAYYYEKNLINIPCSSNLSEEDVEIVINELKNNHYK, translated from the coding sequence ATGAGTAAATTTATCCCATTATCAGTACCAAATTTATCTTTAGATATACTTGAAAACATAAAAGAAACAATAGAAACAGGTTGGGTTTCAACTGGCGGAAGATTTATAAAAGAATTTGAAGAAAAAATTGCAAATTATGTTAAAGTAGAAAAAGCAGTTTCATGTCAAAGTGGTACAGCAGGGTTGCATTTAGCATTAAAAGTTTTAGATATAGGTTCAGATGATGAAGTTATAGTTCCAACAGTAACCTTTATAGCAGCTGTTAATCCAGTAAAGTATGTAGGTGCAGAACCAATATTTATGGATTGTGATGATACATTAAATATGGATATGGATAAGTTAGAAGAATTTTTAGAAAATGAATGTGATTATATAGATGGAAAAGTTATAAATAAAAAGAGTAAGAAAACAATAAAAGCTATCATTATTGTTCATGTTTTTGGAAATCCAGCAAATATGGAAAAATTAATGGAAATAAAAGAAAAATATAATTTAAAAATAATAGAAGATGCAACAGAAGCATTGGGGTCTTATTATAAAGAAGGTAAATATGCTGGAAAATATTGTGGAACAATAGGAGATATAGGAGTATATTCTTTTAATGCAAATAAAATTATTACAACCGGTGGCGGCGGAATGGTTGTATCTAATAATAAAGAATTATTAGATAAAGTAGAGTTTTTATCAGTTCAAGCAAAAACAGATCCTCTATATTTTATTCATGATGAAATAGGTTATAATTATAGAATGACAAACATCCAAGCAGCATTTGGAGTATCTCAAATAGATAAGTTAGAAGAATTTATTGAAACAAAAATAAAAAATTATAACATATATAAAAAAGTTATTGATGATATTGAAGGATTAACATTATTACCATTTAGAGATGATACAAGAGCAAATCATTGGTTTTATTCAGTAATAGTAGATAAAGAAAAATATGGTATTGATAGAGATGAATTGTTACGAAAATTAAATGATAAAAATATTCAAACAAGACCTCTTTGGGGATTAATACACAAACAAAAACCATATTTAAATAATCAAACATATAAAATAGAAAAAGCATATTATTATGAAAAGAATTTAATAAATATTCCATGTAGTAGTAATTTGAGTGAAGAAGATGTTGAGATAGTTATAAATGAATTAAAAAATAATCATTATAAATAA
- a CDS encoding glycosyltransferase, whose protein sequence is MEYEYFINLVPIKSGGGLQNAINFIIGFNEIEKNKNKYIFLVSHDYLEHLCKIYNLNYKRISNRLFFETLYFLNKKNKKIFTLFGGKPLFSYGNKNIVGFAYSNLLYPEIDFWGYLPRSKRIIKKLKDIYRFLMIINANEIIFETDLLFEKAKKNRWFKNKRLYVVKMAANALVKEVRSKKNPYCEKLANSNEKFKILYLASSHPNKRQLKLVEIAKELKKMNNKKILFITTMQKNKYYKDFINKIKKECVEEYFFNFGIIPNKDVPYIISCSDALINIAVLESFSNNFVEAWQMKKPLFVTNADWAVHNCKDAAIYLDVENIMETTKKLMNSINNTVFLEKIVANGEKRLKTFSNYKEKVFNYLNIIKGNL, encoded by the coding sequence ATGGAATATGAATATTTTATTAATTTAGTTCCAATAAAAAGCGGTGGCGGGCTACAAAATGCTATTAATTTTATAATCGGATTTAATGAAATAGAAAAAAATAAAAATAAATATATTTTTCTTGTAAGTCATGATTATTTGGAACATTTATGTAAGATATATAATTTGAATTATAAAAGGATAAGTAATAGATTGTTTTTTGAAACTCTCTATTTTCTGAATAAGAAAAATAAAAAAATATTTACTTTATTTGGTGGGAAACCATTATTTTCTTATGGTAATAAAAACATAGTTGGGTTTGCTTATTCAAATTTATTATATCCTGAAATAGATTTTTGGGGATATTTACCTAGATCAAAAAGAATTATAAAAAAATTAAAAGATATATATAGATTTCTAATGATTATTAATGCAAATGAAATAATTTTTGAGACTGATCTTTTATTTGAAAAAGCAAAAAAAAATCGTTGGTTTAAAAATAAGAGATTATATGTAGTTAAGATGGCGGCTAATGCATTAGTGAAAGAAGTGAGATCTAAAAAAAACCCTTATTGTGAGAAATTAGCTAACAGTAACGAAAAATTCAAAATATTATATTTGGCTTCAAGCCATCCAAATAAAAGACAATTGAAGCTAGTTGAAATAGCGAAAGAGTTAAAAAAAATGAATAACAAGAAAATATTATTTATAACAACTATGCAAAAAAATAAGTATTATAAAGATTTTATTAATAAAATAAAAAAAGAATGTGTAGAAGAGTATTTTTTTAATTTTGGCATTATCCCTAATAAAGATGTTCCATATATAATATCTTGTTCAGATGCACTTATAAATATTGCAGTATTAGAAAGTTTTAGTAATAATTTTGTAGAAGCTTGGCAAATGAAAAAACCTTTATTTGTAACAAATGCAGATTGGGCAGTACATAATTGTAAAGACGCTGCGATATATTTGGATGTGGAAAATATAATGGAAACAACTAAAAAATTAATGAATTCAATAAATAATACCGTTTTTTTAGAAAAAATTGTAGCAAATGGAGAAAAGCGATTAAAAACTTTTTCTAATTATAAAGAAAAAGTTTTTAATTACCTAAATATTATAAAGGGGAATTTATAG
- a CDS encoding heparinase II/III domain-containing protein produces MKNKIVFLGKIFHLFLKKMGFYKLLYKPKYKNMKYLKKSREITEEKLNSFYKNIMDKAIYINEIEYFNFYKDIILEKADTYLNNEFLIFDKNFKFENSIKWNISENNNFYPNAHFSKISLNYKKFGDIKYTWELNKLWYLQYLAIAFYLTGNRKYSQKIFNDINNWIDNNPPEFGVNWINDQEISYRIISVIYALQLIKEDIPTNLLEKLYWLFIESGNHINKEIDYTIKYVPNNHVIGAASGLYLISEMLTGSYYEADKWNKKSRKILLRYIDIFINEDGAYDLQSPNYHLVIILFLISIFNLSNQELKNIIKRTFIKSLEYFETVSVNKIIPQIGAWDSGRPLIIYSLPKEDSIDLLLRSMEKIVNFKENNNQKKVNKKFFSYSNGINIIENGKTKLFFIAGNHKIFSQRHADYLGILLYYKNIEILADSGNFKYNVEEKWNNYFRGSFSHNTFIVDNIPLNIPVGTFRWSEYPEAKILNISNSEIEGIVENKSYIARRKIKFINENEIHIDDSVDKYKIDRFKIVRFFHFSKEDKNDIKIINNQIILKIRNVKIELDFLQNSKIELFFGNNNPVFGWNSKRYGGKRGSLTIVQSNITKLKEVNKVMLRIKENEK; encoded by the coding sequence ATGAAAAATAAAATTGTTTTTTTGGGAAAGATTTTTCATTTGTTTTTGAAAAAAATGGGTTTTTATAAGTTATTATATAAACCAAAATATAAGAATATGAAATATTTAAAAAAATCAAGAGAAATAACTGAAGAAAAGTTGAATAGCTTTTATAAAAATATAATGGATAAAGCGATTTATATTAATGAAATTGAATATTTTAATTTTTATAAGGATATTATTTTAGAGAAGGCAGATACATATTTAAATAATGAATTTTTGATATTTGATAAAAATTTTAAGTTTGAAAATAGTATTAAATGGAATATATCAGAAAATAATAATTTTTATCCTAATGCTCATTTTTCAAAGATATCTTTGAATTATAAAAAATTTGGTGATATAAAATACACCTGGGAGCTGAATAAATTATGGTATCTTCAATATTTAGCAATTGCCTTTTATTTAACTGGAAATAGAAAATATTCCCAAAAAATATTTAATGACATTAATAATTGGATAGACAATAATCCTCCAGAATTTGGAGTAAATTGGATAAACGATCAGGAAATATCTTATAGAATAATATCAGTTATTTATGCGCTTCAATTGATTAAAGAAGATATACCGACAAATTTACTTGAAAAATTATATTGGTTGTTTATTGAAAGTGGGAACCATATTAATAAAGAGATTGATTATACAATTAAGTATGTTCCGAATAATCATGTTATTGGAGCAGCTTCTGGATTATATTTAATATCTGAAATGCTTACTGGTAGTTATTATGAAGCGGATAAGTGGAATAAAAAATCAAGAAAAATTTTATTGAGATATATAGATATTTTTATAAATGAAGATGGAGCTTATGATTTACAATCACCAAATTATCATTTAGTGATTATATTATTTTTGATATCTATTTTTAATTTAAGTAATCAAGAATTAAAAAATATTATAAAGAGAACATTTATTAAATCCTTAGAATATTTTGAAACTGTTTCAGTAAATAAAATTATTCCTCAAATTGGAGCTTGGGATTCTGGAAGACCTTTAATAATATATTCTTTGCCAAAAGAAGATAGTATCGATTTATTATTAAGGTCAATGGAAAAAATTGTAAATTTTAAAGAAAATAATAATCAAAAAAAAGTGAATAAAAAATTTTTTTCATACAGTAATGGTATTAATATAATTGAAAATGGTAAAACTAAATTATTTTTTATAGCTGGAAATCATAAAATATTTTCTCAAAGACATGCAGATTATTTGGGTATATTGTTATATTATAAAAATATTGAAATTTTAGCTGATTCAGGAAATTTTAAATATAATGTTGAGGAAAAATGGAATAATTATTTTAGAGGAAGTTTTTCACATAATACATTTATTGTAGATAATATACCACTCAATATACCTGTTGGAACTTTTAGATGGAGTGAATATCCTGAAGCTAAAATACTAAATATATCTAATAGCGAAATTGAAGGGATAGTTGAAAATAAAAGCTATATTGCTAGAAGAAAAATAAAATTTATTAATGAAAATGAAATTCATATTGATGATTCCGTTGATAAATATAAAATTGATAGATTTAAAATTGTTAGATTTTTTCACTTTTCTAAAGAAGATAAAAATGATATAAAAATTATTAATAATCAAATTATATTGAAAATTAGGAATGTAAAAATAGAATTAGATTTTTTGCAAAACTCGAAAATAGAATTATTTTTTGGTAATAATAATCCTGTTTTTGGATGGAATTCAAAGAGATATGGGGGAAAACGTGGATCTCTTACAATTGTTCAATCAAATATTACTAAACTTAAAGAAGTAAACAAGGTGATGTTGAGAATAAAGGAGAATGAAAAATGA
- a CDS encoding nucleotide sugar dehydrogenase gives MKEKIQNRDLKITIVGMGYIGLPTAITFANAGFKVYGFDVNENVINTLKNGKIHIVEPDLQEAYEEALNSGNLKPTNKLDKSDIFIICVPTPFKKNEKEKVADLSYVKSASEMVSKYVEKGNLVILESTVPPKTTEEVMGKIIEKNTNLKINADFYVAHCPERVLPGKILYELENNDRIIGASNKYAEKITKELYETILKNGKVYTTDTITAEMCKLVENTYRDINIAFANELSIISDKLGINVFELIELANKHPRVNILKPGAGVGGHCLAVDPWFIVEKFQKEANLIRTAREINDYKPHYIVEKIEKEVEYDKNKIIGILGLAYKPNIDDLRESPSLEIALNLKKKGYTVYGCEPYSKEKNIKGIENISFEEIVEKSDYLVLTLSHNQFLEKIDLLKYKNVFDVIGIINEKYNKIGVETK, from the coding sequence TTGAAAGAAAAAATACAAAATAGAGATTTAAAAATAACAATTGTTGGAATGGGATATATCGGATTACCAACAGCAATAACTTTTGCAAATGCTGGATTTAAAGTATATGGGTTTGATGTAAATGAAAATGTTATCAATACTTTGAAAAATGGTAAAATACATATAGTTGAACCAGATTTACAAGAAGCGTATGAAGAAGCCTTAAATTCCGGAAATTTAAAGCCTACTAATAAATTAGATAAATCAGATATCTTTATTATTTGTGTCCCAACGCCGTTTAAGAAGAATGAAAAGGAAAAAGTAGCGGATTTATCTTATGTTAAATCAGCTTCGGAAATGGTTTCAAAATATGTTGAAAAAGGAAATTTAGTAATATTAGAATCAACTGTTCCTCCAAAGACAACAGAAGAAGTAATGGGTAAAATAATTGAAAAAAATACAAACTTGAAAATTAACGCAGATTTTTATGTTGCGCATTGTCCTGAGAGAGTATTACCTGGAAAAATATTGTATGAATTAGAAAATAATGATAGAATAATAGGTGCTTCTAATAAATATGCAGAGAAAATAACAAAAGAATTATATGAAACAATATTAAAAAACGGAAAAGTATATACAACAGATACAATAACAGCAGAAATGTGTAAGTTGGTTGAAAATACATATAGAGATATAAATATAGCATTTGCAAATGAGCTTTCAATTATTTCAGATAAATTAGGAATAAATGTATTTGAATTAATAGAATTAGCAAATAAACATCCAAGGGTAAATATTTTAAAACCAGGAGCTGGAGTAGGTGGTCATTGTTTGGCAGTAGATCCTTGGTTTATAGTCGAAAAATTCCAAAAAGAAGCAAATTTAATAAGAACAGCTAGAGAAATAAATGATTATAAACCACATTACATAGTGGAAAAAATAGAAAAAGAAGTTGAGTATGATAAAAATAAAATTATCGGAATATTGGGATTAGCATATAAACCCAACATAGATGATTTAAGAGAAAGTCCTTCATTAGAAATAGCTCTAAATTTAAAGAAAAAAGGGTATACTGTTTACGGATGTGAACCATATTCAAAAGAAAAAAATATAAAAGGAATAGAAAACATATCTTTTGAGGAAATAGTTGAAAAATCTGATTATTTGGTTTTGACATTGTCTCATAATCAATTTTTAGAAAAAATAGATTTATTAAAATATAAAAATGTTTTTGATGTTATTGGAATAATAAATGAAAAATATAATAAAATTGGAGTTGAAACTAAATGA
- a CDS encoding acyltransferase, with protein sequence MKYMIVVWYEFIMKILFSLPRFRTFNYIKKLFLKSMGAKIGKRVVFYPGVWISPGKNLVIGNDVDIALDVLITTSGGVKIGDRTLIGYRTQIISANHRIPKNRGKIFYSGHERKKVIIGKDVWIGANCIILPGVHIGDGAVIAAGSIVTKDVPQYTIYGGVPARKIKDRI encoded by the coding sequence ATGAAATATATGATAGTAGTTTGGTATGAATTTATTATGAAAATTCTATTTTCTTTACCTAGATTTAGAACTTTTAATTATATAAAAAAGTTATTTTTGAAAAGTATGGGAGCAAAAATTGGTAAAAGAGTTGTTTTTTATCCAGGTGTTTGGATATCTCCCGGAAAGAACCTAGTAATAGGAAATGATGTTGATATAGCGTTAGATGTCCTTATTACAACTTCTGGTGGGGTAAAAATAGGTGATAGAACTTTAATAGGATATAGGACGCAAATTATAAGTGCAAATCATAGAATTCCAAAAAATAGAGGAAAAATATTTTATTCTGGTCATGAGAGAAAGAAAGTGATAATAGGTAAAGATGTATGGATAGGTGCTAATTGTATAATTTTACCAGGAGTACATATAGGTGATGGGGCAGTAATTGCGGCGGGTAGTATTGTTACAAAAGATGTTCCTCAATATACAATTTATGGTGGAGTTCCAGCAAGGAAAATAAAAGATAGAATATAA
- a CDS encoding bi-domain-containing oxidoreductase yields the protein MKQIFADVKTGETLILDVPAPSCKKDGILIETLYSLVSAGTERMLIDFGKKNLIQKAKERPDQVKKVLDKMLTDGVLTTLKAAFNKLDEPLPLGYSAVGKVIEVGKNCIEFQKGDLVAIAGAANHAEINYVPKNLAVKLPNNFENLEEAAFVALGAIAMQGIKQAEIQPGEKVAVIGLGLLGQIVSQILNAYGNIVIGIDIDDSKYEIGKDYIHHFINSNEDDAIEKIMNITDGYGVDKIIITAATSSNQPIDFAGDIARDRAIISMVGVTGMNIPRRSFYQKELTFRLSRSYGPGRYDENYEERGIDYPIGYVRWTENRIMQEFIRLIYEKKINMKKLITHEFDITEAKKAYELITDNPNKERYTGVLIKYSENKKKYSRTINITKEFKKVNGKIGIGLIGAGNFVKSTMLPHLSKINDFELIGLSTGGSSSSGQTIKKYEFKYATTDYTELLKDENIDLIIIATPHNTHAKFVIEALDAGKHVYVEKPLAINEEQLEKVKEAYERNNQHLIVGFNRRFSPFAQWIKKELQTDKFTTIVQYTINAGTISKEHWINNPEVGGGRIIGEVCHFIDLCQYIVGSEIEEAEKVFITSNSEKYINNDNVSINLKFKNGSIANIIYTSMGTKSYPKENIRIFTNGNVAEIHNFVKAEIYKNGKKKTKKKLEQDKGFVNEYKYIRDIIKGKRENNYLTFNEIYQTTLSSF from the coding sequence ATGAAACAAATATTTGCAGATGTAAAAACTGGAGAAACGTTAATACTAGATGTTCCAGCCCCATCATGTAAAAAAGATGGTATTTTAATTGAAACTTTATATTCTTTAGTAAGTGCTGGTACTGAAAGAATGTTAATAGATTTTGGTAAAAAAAATTTAATTCAAAAGGCAAAGGAAAGACCCGATCAGGTAAAAAAAGTTTTGGATAAAATGTTAACAGATGGAGTATTAACAACTTTAAAAGCTGCTTTTAACAAATTAGATGAACCATTACCATTAGGGTATAGTGCTGTTGGTAAAGTTATTGAAGTTGGAAAAAATTGTATAGAATTCCAAAAAGGTGATTTAGTTGCAATCGCTGGAGCAGCAAATCATGCTGAGATAAATTATGTTCCAAAAAATCTGGCTGTAAAACTGCCTAATAACTTTGAAAATTTAGAAGAAGCTGCTTTTGTTGCATTAGGTGCAATTGCTATGCAGGGAATAAAACAAGCAGAAATTCAACCTGGGGAAAAAGTTGCTGTAATTGGGTTAGGTTTATTGGGACAAATAGTGTCTCAAATATTAAATGCATATGGGAATATTGTAATAGGTATTGATATAGATGATTCCAAATATGAAATTGGTAAGGATTACATACACCATTTTATTAATTCAAATGAAGATGATGCAATTGAAAAAATAATGAATATAACAGATGGTTATGGTGTTGATAAAATTATCATTACAGCTGCAACGTCTTCAAATCAACCAATAGATTTTGCCGGGGATATAGCAAGAGATAGAGCTATTATTTCTATGGTAGGAGTAACTGGAATGAATATTCCACGACGTTCTTTTTATCAAAAAGAATTAACTTTTAGATTATCAAGATCATATGGGCCAGGAAGATATGATGAAAATTATGAAGAAAGAGGAATAGATTATCCTATAGGTTATGTTAGATGGACAGAAAATAGAATAATGCAAGAATTTATTAGATTGATATATGAAAAGAAAATAAATATGAAAAAATTAATAACTCATGAATTTGATATAACTGAGGCAAAAAAAGCATATGAATTAATTACCGATAATCCTAACAAGGAAAGATATACAGGAGTGTTGATAAAATACTCTGAAAATAAGAAAAAGTATAGTAGAACTATTAATATAACAAAAGAATTCAAAAAAGTTAATGGAAAAATTGGTATAGGCTTAATTGGAGCGGGAAACTTTGTAAAAAGCACTATGTTACCACATTTATCAAAAATAAATGATTTTGAATTAATAGGATTATCAACAGGTGGAAGTTCAAGTTCTGGTCAAACTATAAAGAAATATGAGTTTAAATATGCTACAACAGATTATACAGAATTACTAAAAGATGAAAATATAGATTTAATAATTATTGCAACGCCACATAATACACATGCCAAATTTGTAATTGAAGCTTTAGATGCTGGAAAACATGTATATGTTGAAAAACCTCTTGCAATAAATGAAGAGCAATTAGAAAAAGTAAAAGAAGCATATGAAAGAAACAATCAACATTTAATAGTAGGTTTTAATAGAAGATTTTCACCGTTTGCTCAATGGATAAAAAAAGAACTTCAAACAGATAAATTCACAACAATAGTTCAATATACTATAAATGCAGGAACGATATCGAAAGAACACTGGATAAATAATCCAGAAGTTGGTGGAGGAAGAATAATAGGAGAAGTGTGCCACTTTATTGATTTATGTCAATATATTGTAGGATCAGAAATTGAAGAAGCAGAAAAAGTGTTTATAACATCAAATTCTGAAAAATACATAAATAATGACAATGTTAGTATAAATTTAAAATTTAAAAATGGATCAATTGCAAATATTATATATACTTCCATGGGAACAAAATCATATCCAAAAGAAAATATAAGAATATTTACTAATGGAAATGTTGCAGAAATTCATAATTTTGTAAAAGCTGAAATATATAAGAACGGAAAAAAGAAAACAAAAAAGAAATTAGAGCAAGATAAAGGTTTTGTTAATGAGTATAAATATATAAGAGATATTATAAAAGGAAAAAGAGAAAATAATTATTTGACTTTTAATGAAATTTATCAAACTACATTAAGTAGTTTTTAG